The following coding sequences lie in one Chloroflexaceae bacterium genomic window:
- a CDS encoding DeoR/GlpR family DNA-binding transcription regulator: protein MEESLTAAPPRDDLEAPLMLDRRSRIAALVRQRGSVRVQELAELFQVSPVTIRSDLAHLEQEGLLVRDRGGAVAPATRSALIAFDQRATMNRAAKQRIGCVAASLVAPGDAILMDAGTTVVEMVPHLPRSGPLTVVTNALNVALELRSLPEARVILLGGTVNYATFGTLGPLAEQALEGMAVTRLFLAAETVDLAAGVTDSTIEIAQIKRAMVRAARQIVLLADSSKWGRTGFIKVAPLNAIHTVVTDAGLPEDARAALERLGVRVLIA from the coding sequence AGGAGTCCCTTACCGCAGCGCCGCCCCGGGATGACCTCGAAGCGCCGCTGATGCTCGACCGGCGCAGCCGCATCGCGGCGCTGGTGCGTCAGCGAGGTTCGGTGCGGGTGCAGGAACTGGCCGAGTTGTTCCAGGTCTCCCCGGTGACGATCCGTAGCGACCTGGCCCATCTGGAACAGGAGGGGTTGCTGGTGCGCGATCGGGGCGGGGCAGTGGCGCCCGCCACGCGCAGCGCGTTGATCGCCTTCGACCAGCGTGCCACGATGAACCGCGCCGCCAAGCAACGTATCGGCTGCGTTGCCGCCAGCCTGGTCGCCCCTGGCGATGCCATCTTGATGGACGCCGGCACCACGGTAGTGGAAATGGTTCCCCATCTGCCCCGCTCCGGGCCGCTCACCGTGGTTACGAATGCGCTCAATGTGGCCCTGGAGCTCCGGTCGTTGCCCGAGGCGCGGGTGATCCTCCTCGGCGGCACGGTCAACTACGCCACCTTCGGCACCCTTGGGCCGCTGGCCGAGCAGGCCCTGGAGGGCATGGCCGTGACCAGGCTCTTTCTGGCCGCCGAAACCGTGGATCTGGCAGCAGGGGTGACCGATTCGACCATCGAGATCGCCCAGATCAAGCGCGCCATGGTGCGCGCGGCGCGCCAGATTGTTCTGCTGGCCGATTCGAGCAAGTGGGGCCGCACGGGGTTCATCAAGGTCGCACCCCTGAACGCCATCCATACGGTCGTGACCGACGCCGGGCTGCCGGAAGACGCTCGCGCCGCCCTTGAGCGCCTCGGGGTGCGGGTGCTGATCGCCTGA
- a CDS encoding ATP-binding protein yields the protein MTRRSRKSSARAAGAPGALPATDAALASEIWLPPLSGDPCPQEADLARLVAATGVGLLALDRDLRLRRASPAAVAMLHLQAADLGKRLDDLAWPLTPLNLGADAVRVRETLAPLEREARHPDGRWFLVALRPLRGLEPVFEGLVVSWADISRVRSAESHAGHHQLRALSQRLLEAQEAERRALAAEMHDEIGQLLTGLNLLLLSIDPQGDAAVAAAYLSQARRTVGELIARVRHLSLDLRPPMLDDLGLRPTLDWLAERYTAQTRVRVHLTQIGIDRRFSPMLELVVYRIIQEALTNVARHAETTEVTVRVWIEDDQLHVLVEDQGRGFDPAALDPYRSSGLSGMSERVALLGGTLTITSAPGAGTSIRAALPLTSPEQMPGRR from the coding sequence ATGACCCGTCGCTCGCGCAAATCCTCCGCTCGCGCCGCCGGGGCGCCTGGAGCGCTCCCGGCGACGGATGCGGCCCTTGCCTCCGAGATCTGGCTGCCGCCTCTCTCCGGCGACCCCTGCCCCCAGGAGGCCGATCTGGCGCGGCTGGTGGCCGCTACCGGCGTTGGCCTGCTGGCCCTGGATCGGGATCTCCGGCTGCGCCGGGCCTCTCCCGCGGCGGTTGCCATGCTGCACCTCCAGGCCGCCGATCTGGGCAAACGCCTGGATGACCTTGCCTGGCCGCTCACCCCGTTGAATCTCGGCGCCGATGCTGTTCGCGTGCGCGAGACGCTCGCGCCGCTGGAGCGCGAAGCGCGCCATCCTGATGGGCGCTGGTTCCTGGTTGCCTTGCGGCCGTTGCGTGGCCTCGAGCCGGTCTTCGAGGGGCTGGTGGTGAGCTGGGCTGACATCTCGCGCGTTCGTTCCGCCGAGTCCCACGCCGGGCACCATCAGTTGCGCGCCCTCTCCCAGCGCCTGCTGGAGGCCCAGGAGGCCGAGCGGCGCGCCCTCGCCGCCGAGATGCACGACGAGATCGGCCAGTTGCTCACCGGCCTCAACTTGCTGCTGCTCTCGATTGACCCGCAGGGCGACGCTGCTGTCGCTGCCGCCTACCTGTCTCAGGCCCGCCGCACCGTTGGCGAGCTGATCGCCCGTGTGCGCCACCTCTCCCTCGACCTGCGCCCGCCTATGCTCGATGACCTGGGCCTGCGCCCGACTCTCGACTGGCTCGCCGAGCGCTACACTGCTCAGACCCGCGTCAGGGTCCATCTCACGCAGATCGGCATTGACCGGCGCTTTTCCCCGATGCTCGAGCTGGTCGTCTACCGCATTATCCAGGAGGCTCTGACCAATGTGGCTCGCCATGCTGAAACTACCGAGGTGACGGTGCGGGTGTGGATCGAGGATGACCAGTTGCACGTGCTGGTGGAGGATCAGGGGCGCGGCTTCGACCCCGCCGCGCTTGACCCGTACCGCTCTAGCGGGTTGTCGGGCATGTCCGAGCGGGTGGCGCTCCTCGGCGGCACGCTGACGATCACCTCGGCGCCCGGCGCAGGCACGAGCATTCGCGCCGCCCTGCCCCTCACCTCTCCTGAACAGATGCCGGGACGCCGCTAG
- a CDS encoding Hsp20/alpha crystallin family protein, with amino-acid sequence MIERWDPFREMRALRDSFNRFFDEALLRPSSDWLAGFRDQPAMNIYETDAGLTVEVHLPGIKREEIDITLSGNTLTIKGERRASEEVKEEHYLRREVHYGAFLRRVTLPEYVDLEKPEATFVDGVLKIVFPKLAAPQPRKIELKEEARPAEVSA; translated from the coding sequence ATGATTGAGCGCTGGGATCCGTTCCGTGAGATGCGAGCGCTACGCGATTCCTTTAACCGCTTCTTCGATGAGGCGCTCCTGCGGCCGAGCAGCGACTGGCTGGCGGGCTTCCGCGACCAGCCGGCGATGAACATCTACGAGACCGACGCGGGGCTGACGGTGGAGGTGCATCTCCCCGGCATCAAGCGCGAGGAGATTGACATCACTCTCAGCGGCAACACTCTGACGATCAAGGGCGAGCGCCGCGCTAGCGAGGAGGTGAAAGAGGAGCACTATCTGCGCCGCGAGGTGCACTACGGCGCCTTCCTCCGCCGGGTGACGCTCCCCGAGTACGTTGATCTCGAGAAGCCTGAGGCCACCTTTGTGGACGGCGTGTTGAAGATCGTCTTCCCCAAACTGGCTGCGCCGCAACCCAGGAAGATCGAGTTGAAGGAGGAGGCCAGGCCCGCGGAGGTTTCGGCGTGA
- the cysC gene encoding adenylyl-sulfate kinase, translating to MPPGWTIWFTGLPGAGKTTLARAVQERLWRRGVVAVVLDSDAARPVLAPEAGYSGPARDRFYGQLAALARLLNQEGANVLVAATAHRRAYRAVARLALAPRFAEVWVRCSPEVCRKRDPKGLYARAAAGEIADLPGLHVPYEPPEAAEVIVDSDREPVEAAVERILRQVPFLAPE from the coding sequence GTGCCCCCTGGGTGGACAATCTGGTTCACGGGCTTGCCCGGCGCGGGCAAAACGACGCTCGCCCGCGCGGTGCAGGAGCGTCTGTGGCGCCGCGGAGTCGTAGCCGTGGTGCTGGACTCTGATGCGGCGCGCCCGGTGCTCGCGCCGGAGGCGGGGTACAGTGGGCCGGCTCGCGACCGGTTCTACGGCCAGTTGGCGGCCCTGGCGCGCCTGTTGAACCAGGAAGGCGCCAATGTGCTTGTCGCTGCTACAGCCCACCGGCGCGCCTATCGCGCCGTGGCGCGGCTGGCCCTGGCGCCGCGCTTCGCCGAGGTCTGGGTGCGTTGCTCGCCGGAGGTGTGCCGTAAGCGTGATCCGAAGGGTCTGTACGCCCGCGCCGCCGCTGGCGAGATCGCCGATCTGCCGGGCCTGCACGTACCCTACGAGCCGCCCGAGGCGGCCGAGGTGATTGTGGATAGCGACCGCGAGCCGGTCGAGGCCGCCGTGGAGCGCATTCTGCGGCAGGTGCCGTTTCTTGCCCCTGAATAG
- a CDS encoding aminoglycoside phosphotransferase family protein, giving the protein MELELVLLGAYLSQHFGAPVEVLELASLGGAPPPPDEGIRPGTLKLLGYGEPLLIRYRRDGEERRAVLHTMAANQFGHERRADRAANMILSYDCFNDLPRHVRALDVGVLDPGGGLRSIGAGEVFLLTDYAEGQIYAEDLKRMVATGSADEADLARARALALYLSEIHQLRRDEPALYRRHLRDVFGSGEGIVGLIDSYPPDYALAPPAWLERVETRLVAWRNRLKAHPERLAQIHGDFHPFNVLFGEGTDFTLLDRSRGPWGEPADDVSAMAINYLFFSLQRSGALASPFDELWTIFWQTYLAHTGDEMLLRVVQPFLIWRALVIASPLWYHVADDVRRSLFRFIERLLETPVFDPGEVGAYLR; this is encoded by the coding sequence ATGGAACTCGAACTGGTCCTGCTTGGCGCCTACCTCAGCCAGCATTTCGGAGCGCCTGTGGAGGTGCTGGAACTGGCTTCTCTGGGCGGAGCGCCCCCTCCGCCCGATGAGGGCATCCGCCCCGGCACGCTCAAGCTCCTGGGTTACGGCGAACCACTGTTGATCCGCTACCGCCGCGATGGAGAAGAACGGCGCGCCGTGTTGCATACCATGGCCGCCAACCAGTTTGGTCATGAGCGGCGCGCCGACCGCGCCGCCAATATGATCCTGAGCTACGACTGCTTTAACGACCTGCCCCGCCACGTGCGCGCCCTGGACGTGGGCGTGCTCGATCCCGGCGGGGGCCTGCGTTCCATCGGCGCGGGCGAGGTGTTTCTCCTCACCGACTACGCCGAGGGACAGATCTATGCTGAGGATCTGAAACGCATGGTCGCAACCGGCAGCGCGGACGAGGCGGATCTGGCCCGGGCGCGGGCGCTGGCGCTGTACCTGAGCGAGATCCACCAGCTCCGGCGCGATGAACCGGCCCTCTACCGGCGGCACCTGCGCGACGTGTTCGGCAGCGGTGAAGGCATCGTCGGCCTGATTGACAGTTACCCGCCCGACTACGCCCTGGCCCCGCCCGCCTGGCTGGAGCGCGTTGAAACTCGCCTGGTAGCCTGGCGGAACCGCCTTAAGGCCCACCCGGAACGGCTCGCTCAGATCCACGGCGACTTCCATCCCTTTAACGTGCTCTTCGGCGAGGGAACAGACTTCACTCTGCTCGACCGGAGCCGGGGGCCCTGGGGCGAGCCTGCCGACGATGTAAGCGCCATGGCGATCAACTACCTGTTCTTCTCGCTGCAACGCTCCGGCGCTCTGGCATCGCCCTTCGATGAACTGTGGACCATCTTCTGGCAAACCTACCTCGCGCACACAGGCGACGAGATGCTGTTACGGGTCGTGCAGCCCTTCCTCATCTGGCGCGCCCTGGTGATTGCCAGCCCCCTCTGGTACCATGTGGCCGATGATGTGCGGCGCAGTCTGTTCCGCTTCATCGAGCGGCTGCTCGAGACCCCGGTTTTCGATCCCGGGGAGGTGGGGGCGTACCTGAGGTAA
- a CDS encoding Cof-type HAD-IIB family hydrolase, with translation MHIMTLACDLDGTLAEHGQVAPETWGLLQRLKSANWTLLLVTGRTLKTFTPHGPFAEVFDAIVAEDGAVVYFPHRDIVTLPFGRLNPALIERLSNLGVPLERGLAIVATHTPHDLVVLKVLHEVAGGATVEYNRGAVMVLPPGATKGTGLRYALRELGRSPRSVIACGDAENDRSLFECAELAVAVSNATEDVRALADVVLPEPDGAGVRALGERLLRNELPVYRQRPERMLPLGERPDRTPVQLDPFWLLDGALAIVGASGGGKSWLAGLLAEELLRRGYQICLIDPEGDYRTMRAFPHTLLLGGASAPLPPVSDVVTLSEYAETSLVLDLSLETHERRVSYVAGLLHELACLRARHGRPHWLLIDEAQSFCLSPEHDFATVLCRLIREGGVGIVSYQPSRLPRSILEAIDHWLVTRLVAPEEQRCIAARLARCPGWAELAPSLGDLPRGQAYLCVASRSADPAPPQPVQFRARPRTVPHIRHLHKYLRAPLPYDKRFHFHDGQGRYLGESAANLWELRAALAALPLDSLRYHVERGDLERWITQVLRDPELGRQIGKVARRRFEGEALRQALVAVVSERYDELDSLV, from the coding sequence ATGCACATCATGACCCTGGCCTGCGACCTCGACGGCACCCTGGCCGAGCACGGGCAGGTCGCGCCGGAGACCTGGGGGTTGCTGCAACGGCTGAAGAGCGCGAACTGGACGCTGCTCCTGGTGACCGGCCGCACCTTGAAGACCTTCACCCCGCACGGGCCGTTCGCCGAGGTGTTCGACGCGATCGTGGCCGAGGACGGCGCGGTGGTGTACTTCCCTCACCGCGACATTGTGACCCTGCCCTTTGGCCGGCTCAACCCCGCCTTGATCGAGCGGCTCAGCAATCTGGGCGTGCCGCTGGAGCGGGGGCTGGCGATTGTCGCCACCCACACGCCCCACGACCTGGTAGTGCTCAAGGTGTTGCACGAGGTGGCCGGCGGGGCGACGGTTGAGTATAACCGCGGGGCGGTGATGGTGCTGCCTCCGGGGGCCACGAAAGGCACGGGGCTGCGCTACGCCTTGCGTGAACTGGGCCGCTCGCCCCGCAGCGTCATCGCCTGCGGCGATGCGGAAAACGACCGCAGTCTCTTCGAATGCGCTGAACTGGCGGTCGCAGTGAGCAACGCCACCGAGGATGTGCGCGCCCTGGCCGACGTGGTGCTGCCGGAGCCCGACGGCGCCGGAGTCCGCGCCCTGGGCGAACGGCTGTTGCGCAACGAACTTCCGGTCTACCGCCAGCGCCCGGAGCGCATGCTCCCGCTCGGGGAACGCCCTGATCGCACGCCCGTGCAACTCGACCCCTTCTGGCTGCTCGATGGCGCGCTGGCCATCGTCGGCGCCAGCGGCGGCGGCAAATCCTGGCTGGCCGGCCTGCTGGCGGAGGAACTGCTGCGCCGCGGCTACCAGATCTGCCTGATCGATCCCGAAGGCGACTACCGGACTATGCGCGCCTTCCCGCACACCCTGCTGCTCGGCGGCGCCAGCGCGCCCCTGCCCCCGGTGAGCGACGTCGTGACCCTCAGCGAGTACGCCGAGACGAGCCTGGTGCTCGACCTGTCGCTGGAGACGCATGAGCGCCGCGTGAGCTACGTAGCCGGCCTGCTCCACGAACTGGCTTGCCTGCGGGCGCGCCACGGCCGGCCGCACTGGCTGCTGATTGACGAGGCCCAGAGTTTCTGCCTGTCGCCTGAGCACGATTTCGCAACCGTCCTCTGCCGGCTGATACGGGAAGGGGGCGTTGGCATCGTCAGCTACCAGCCCAGCCGCCTGCCGCGGTCTATCCTTGAGGCGATTGATCACTGGCTGGTGACCCGTCTCGTCGCGCCCGAAGAGCAGCGTTGCATCGCGGCCCGGTTAGCGCGCTGCCCCGGCTGGGCTGAACTGGCGCCATCTCTCGGCGACCTGCCCCGTGGCCAGGCTTACCTGTGCGTGGCCAGTCGCTCGGCAGATCCGGCGCCGCCCCAACCGGTGCAGTTTCGCGCTCGACCACGCACGGTGCCGCACATCCGGCACCTGCACAAGTATCTGCGGGCGCCGCTGCCCTACGACAAGCGCTTCCACTTTCACGACGGGCAGGGGCGCTACCTTGGCGAGAGCGCGGCGAACCTGTGGGAACTGCGCGCCGCGCTGGCCGCGCTCCCGCTGGACTCGCTGCGCTACCACGTGGAACGGGGCGACCTCGAGCGCTGGATCACGCAGGTGCTGCGCGACCCTGAACTGGGACGACAGATCGGCAAAGTCGCCCGGCGTCGCTTCGAGGGCGAGGCGCTCCGCCAGGCGCTGGTGGCGGTGGTCAGCGAACGCTACGATGAACTCGATAGTCTGGTCTAA
- a CDS encoding universal stress protein, with translation MQTILVPLDGSPFGEHALPMAVTLARRGNIQIALAHVHHLFAPSLAPTGAPVVDPRVDAVLREDEEAYLADVARRIATLWNGPVTMTLLEAPVAEALCQHADLIGASLIVMSTHGRGGLARAWLGSVADRMIRLSKTPILLLHPEDGTPDLAREPKLHHFLVPLDGSPLSEQILPHATWLGRLVGARYTLLRVIEPAVRGFAVSGVEPMVDVEAQEQAWQQATADLERIATRLRGEGLTVAPEVRVGRPIAEILECAAEREVDLIAMSTHGHGGLTRLLLGSVTDKVLRSAGVPVLVFRPPEAR, from the coding sequence ATGCAGACGATCCTGGTTCCTCTTGATGGTTCCCCATTTGGCGAACATGCCCTGCCAATGGCCGTGACGCTGGCCCGGCGCGGCAACATCCAGATCGCCCTGGCCCACGTGCACCATCTATTTGCGCCCTCGCTCGCGCCCACCGGCGCACCGGTGGTTGACCCGCGGGTAGACGCCGTGTTGCGCGAGGATGAGGAGGCGTATCTGGCCGATGTCGCGCGCCGTATCGCAACGCTATGGAACGGGCCGGTGACGATGACGCTGCTGGAGGCGCCGGTGGCCGAGGCCCTCTGCCAGCATGCGGATCTGATCGGCGCCAGCCTGATCGTGATGAGCACCCACGGGCGCGGCGGCCTGGCGCGGGCCTGGCTGGGCAGCGTGGCCGACCGCATGATCCGCCTGTCGAAGACGCCAATCCTGTTGCTGCACCCTGAAGACGGTACGCCTGACCTGGCTCGCGAACCGAAGCTGCATCATTTCCTCGTACCGCTGGACGGTTCGCCGCTGTCCGAGCAGATTCTCCCCCACGCCACCTGGCTGGGGCGCCTGGTTGGCGCGCGCTACACCCTGCTACGGGTGATCGAGCCGGCCGTGCGAGGGTTCGCAGTCAGCGGGGTCGAACCGATGGTGGATGTCGAGGCGCAGGAACAGGCCTGGCAGCAAGCCACTGCGGATCTGGAGCGGATAGCAACCCGCCTGCGCGGTGAAGGTCTGACCGTTGCGCCTGAAGTGCGGGTGGGCCGGCCCATCGCCGAAATCCTGGAATGCGCCGCCGAGCGAGAAGTTGACCTGATCGCCATGAGCACCCATGGTCACGGCGGGCTGACCCGCCTCCTCCTCGGCAGCGTCACCGATAAAGTGCTGCGCAGTGCTGGCGTGCCGGTGCTGGTGTTCCGCCCGCCGGAAGCCAGGTAG
- a CDS encoding DUF5671 domain-containing protein: MAIQVARRLYLYVAAFIGLQMLGAGTSALLAFIVERWLGGPPIGAEGAVLRLAGAVALVVVGMPLWVGHWLFIRRDAARPEGQASPLRRLYLYAVLLVAALGALMASREALALALTAMGQDGAALALVAPLATALVCGVIWAAHWRVTGADRVQVERSGPNATLRRWYMVLILWVSLALAAFGAGALINVLLQRFGFGQPLLTVQVLDSIATLAIGLSFWLAHELWSRRLVRVAGPLRADELASSLRQVYLALVIVGALIASLTGLTALLAATFRLLWGLETWPGAFAAQTTAVAALAVALPVLFYHREQMVLTARFSGAEERVGAARRLISYLVAAVSLVALYFGLSGLIATLLRSRLSAEVVGDIGRQALSWYMATTIVTLPVYGLASRWNERLARSSAEEERAVIRRIYLYAGLLFGVIAAVVALTQCIRLLLVTLLGQGGPGVVAQISELAGYAVLGAAIAVAYAAGLRRAGAARGSLGAGWRVGIVAGESLREHLVAALGHELPGATLIVCDEREVLERHASLAGADLLILSLAAWADPALATVPAPRLLLAAAPPDVTLVGARRDGPALAREAARKARAAYLARPAAGKALAQSAS; this comes from the coding sequence ATGGCAATCCAGGTGGCGCGACGGCTCTATCTCTATGTCGCGGCCTTCATCGGGTTGCAAATGCTCGGTGCCGGGACGTCCGCGCTGCTGGCCTTTATTGTCGAGCGCTGGCTCGGCGGCCCTCCAATCGGCGCCGAAGGCGCAGTGTTGCGCCTGGCGGGCGCTGTGGCGCTGGTAGTGGTCGGTATGCCCCTGTGGGTTGGCCACTGGCTGTTTATCCGCCGCGATGCCGCCCGGCCCGAAGGTCAGGCTTCGCCGCTGCGCCGGCTGTACCTCTACGCGGTGCTGCTTGTCGCGGCCCTTGGCGCCCTGATGGCCAGCCGCGAGGCCCTGGCCCTGGCTCTCACAGCGATGGGGCAGGACGGCGCGGCTCTTGCGCTCGTCGCGCCGCTGGCAACCGCGCTGGTGTGCGGCGTGATCTGGGCGGCCCACTGGCGCGTCACTGGCGCCGACCGCGTCCAGGTGGAGCGTAGCGGCCCCAACGCGACCCTGCGCCGCTGGTACATGGTCTTGATACTCTGGGTGAGCCTGGCGCTGGCAGCGTTCGGAGCGGGCGCACTGATCAATGTCCTGCTCCAGCGCTTCGGTTTCGGTCAGCCTCTCCTGACTGTGCAGGTATTGGATAGCATCGCTACGCTGGCGATCGGGTTGAGCTTCTGGCTGGCCCACGAACTGTGGTCGCGCCGCCTGGTCCGTGTTGCCGGTCCGCTCCGGGCCGATGAACTCGCCTCGAGCTTGCGGCAGGTCTACCTGGCGCTGGTTATCGTTGGCGCCCTGATCGCTTCCCTGACTGGTCTGACCGCGCTCCTGGCCGCCACATTTCGGCTGCTGTGGGGTCTGGAGACCTGGCCGGGCGCCTTTGCCGCCCAGACGACGGCAGTCGCGGCCCTCGCCGTGGCCCTGCCGGTGTTATTCTACCATCGCGAGCAGATGGTGCTGACGGCGCGCTTCAGCGGCGCCGAGGAGCGAGTCGGCGCCGCCCGGCGCCTGATCAGCTACCTGGTCGCCGCGGTCAGCCTGGTGGCGCTGTACTTCGGTCTGAGCGGGCTGATCGCCACCCTGCTGCGGAGCCGGCTCAGTGCAGAGGTGGTCGGCGACATTGGCCGCCAGGCATTGAGCTGGTACATGGCTACGACCATCGTTACTCTGCCGGTCTACGGGCTGGCCAGCCGCTGGAACGAGCGTCTGGCCCGCAGCAGCGCCGAGGAGGAACGGGCGGTCATCCGGCGCATCTATCTGTACGCCGGCCTGCTCTTCGGGGTGATCGCCGCAGTGGTCGCCCTGACGCAGTGCATTCGACTGCTGCTGGTGACGCTCCTCGGCCAGGGTGGGCCGGGGGTAGTCGCGCAGATCAGTGAACTGGCGGGCTATGCCGTTCTGGGCGCGGCGATCGCCGTGGCCTACGCGGCCGGGCTGCGACGGGCCGGCGCGGCGCGCGGCAGCCTCGGCGCAGGTTGGCGGGTTGGCATCGTGGCCGGCGAGTCGCTCCGCGAGCATCTGGTGGCGGCCCTGGGTCATGAGTTGCCCGGCGCCACGTTGATCGTCTGCGATGAGCGCGAGGTCCTGGAGCGCCACGCCAGCCTGGCCGGGGCCGATCTGCTGATCCTCTCTCTGGCGGCCTGGGCCGACCCGGCTCTGGCGACCGTGCCCGCGCCACGGCTGTTGCTGGCCGCCGCGCCGCCGGATGTGACCCTGGTGGGCGCGCGTCGCGATGGCCCGGCCCTGGCGCGCGAGGCGGCGCGCAAGGCGCGGGCGGCGTATCTGGCGCGTCCCGCCGCAGGCAAGGCGCTGGCGCAAAGCGCGTCGTAG
- a CDS encoding response regulator transcription factor: protein MSTKGLTLVLADDHHLVREGLRLLLETRLQCRVVGEAATGVEAVALVRAHRPDILIVDLSMPGMSGIDVTRAVVSQVPETRVIVLSMHGDEPHVREALRAGAMAYVLKESLADDFLHAIAQVAAGQRYLSPRLAERAISSFAGERAGAATANTENLSPREREVLSLVAQGLTSAAIAERLGIGVRTVEWHRARLLHKLGLHSVADLVRYALQHGLAPETE, encoded by the coding sequence ATGTCTACGAAAGGTCTGACCCTGGTGCTCGCCGATGATCACCACCTGGTGCGCGAAGGATTGCGCCTGCTGCTGGAGACGCGCTTGCAGTGCCGGGTTGTCGGCGAGGCCGCCACCGGCGTCGAAGCCGTGGCCCTGGTGCGCGCGCATCGCCCTGACATCCTGATAGTCGATCTGAGCATGCCTGGGATGAGCGGCATTGATGTGACGCGCGCCGTGGTGTCCCAGGTCCCGGAGACGCGCGTGATTGTCCTCTCCATGCACGGCGACGAACCGCACGTCCGCGAGGCCCTGCGCGCAGGGGCGATGGCCTACGTGCTCAAGGAGTCCCTCGCCGATGATTTTTTGCACGCCATCGCTCAGGTGGCTGCCGGGCAGCGCTATCTCAGCCCGCGCCTGGCCGAGCGGGCGATCAGTTCCTTTGCTGGCGAGCGCGCTGGCGCGGCAACTGCGAACACCGAGAACCTGAGCCCCCGCGAGCGCGAGGTGCTGAGCCTGGTGGCTCAGGGCCTGACCAGCGCGGCGATCGCCGAACGCCTGGGCATCGGCGTGCGTACCGTGGAGTGGCACCGCGCTCGCTTGCTGCATAAGCTCGGGCTGCACAGCGTCGCCGACCTGGTGCGCTATGCCCTCCAGCACGGCCTGGCGCCTGAGACCGAGTAA